CGAAAAATGTGCGGTTCGACATCCACTTTGAGGGATTGCTGGTGATAGTCTTTTAGTACGCCGACGATCGTGTATATCTCGCCCCAATATTCGACCTGCTGTCCGACCGCGCTGTCTGCGCCCTCAAAGCCCATCCACTGCACCGCCGTCTCGTTTAAGATCAAGGCCTCTTTGTCGGTGGGGAATTCCACGGAGAAATTTCGTCCGGCGGCGAACTCAAGTTCGAAGGCATCGGCGAAGTCATAGTCGATACCCACGATCTGGTAGTTCTTGCTTTGGCTGATATCTTCGCCTGCTTTGTGGATACCACCGGCGTCCCAGTATATCTGGCGACCCGGCACCTCGGTCACATGGCATACCCTGTTGATCTCGGGAAACGACATGAGAGTTTCTTTGAGTGTTTCAATATCGGTTCCATAGGATTCCTTGTTCCTCACGCGCGGCGCCTTGATGACCATGGTTTGATCCATGTTAAAACCGAGAGTCTGACTGCGCATGAAACTGACCTGCCCGAATACAGTTATCGTGGCCATCACCAAAACCAGCCCTACCGCGAATTGAAAAACCACCAGGGCTTTGCGCAGGCGGATGCCCACCGACGAATTTCCCCATTTTCCTTTGAGAACCGAGGCCGGTTTGAACGAGGCCATGGCCAAAACCGGGTAGAGTCCGGAAAGGAATACGCCCACGAATACCATCACACCCAGCGCGCCAACGAACCAGGCGCGGCTAAAGAGCCCGATATTGTCGGGCATCCCAGTTAGCGAGTTGAAGACCGGCTGAAATAACGCTACCAGAATCACGGCGCATGATGCAGCGATCAGGTTGGTGACACCGAATTCGAAGAAGTGCTGCACGACGATCTGCCGACGGGTGGCGCCGACCACTTTGCGCATCCCGACTTCCCGCGCCCGACTGACCGAACAGGCGGTGGCCAGGTTGACGAAATTCACCCAGGCCATGATCATAATGAAGAGTGCAATCAAGGCCAGAATGTCGACCGACTCACGATCACCGTTCGGCTCGTACTCCTGCATGAAGTGCGAGTTGAGATGGATGTCGGTCAGCGGCTGCATTCTAAGGTCGATGGTCATGTTGTATTCAGCCAGCCAGGGGCACTCTGCATTGATCATCGGTTGCAGACTTTTCTCAAAGGCAATGGGATCAGTGCCGGGTTCCATAATCAGATATGTGTACACGCCGGTATGTCCCCACGCCTCAGTATACTCCGGACCCATCTTGGCCGCCATATTCTCCCACGGCAGAAGGAAGTCGAACTTGATGTGCGAGTTCTTTGGGCAATCCTTAAAAATGCCCGTTATCTGGTAGTCGGTCTTCTTGTCAATACTCAGCGTTTGGCCGATAGGGTCTTCATCGCCAAAATACTTCTGCGCCGTCGACTGTGAGATAAAGGCATGGTTTGGTTCGCTGATGCCGGTGGATGGGTCTCCCTCGACAAATTCGAACTTGAGTATCTCCAAAAACTCAGGTTCAACGAAAAACATTCGATTTTCCAGAAACTTTTCGTCACCGCGCGAGACCGAAGCCTCGTACTTGAAAGCCCGCGCGATGTTTTCCACCTGCGGATACTGCCCACGAATGCGCGCCCCCGCAGGAGGACAACAGGAAGCAAAGCGGACCGATTCGCCTGAGTCATCGGTGCGCTCATAGCGCAGACGGTAGATGCGGTCGCTGCCTGCGTGAAACTTGTCGAAGCTCCGCTCGAACGTCACGTAATGAAGTATCAACAGGCTGGCGGTCATGCCGACGGCCAATCCAAGGATGGTGATCGAAGAAAGGACTTTGGTCCTTCTCAGGTTCCTTAGCGCGACAAGTAGGTAGCTTCTGAACATTCAAGCATCCTGTATAACTGTAGGTTTGTCCACAACTGATGCGGGTTGGTCTATCATTATTAAAACACAGTCCGGTGTTCTCTGAGTTCGCCTCATATCTATCTGAGTACGAGTCTTGACAAGCACACGTTCGATGAAAAATGTGCTTTGTGCAACAATTCCGTGGATTTGCGTATACTGCAATAATGCGAATTCCGAAGTTACTCACAAGCCCCTTCCTGTGGGTCTACGCCTCTCTCTATCTGTTGTGTCTGGCCCTTATCACGATTGTTGAAAGCTTCCCGATTGGCGAGGCGCTCGGCATGGCGGTGATACTGGGAATACTGTTTCCGTCAATCGCCCATTATGCATCACTATCAGCCCAACCGGTTGTACCGTTCAAGCCGGCCAACCAAGGCGAACAAGGAGCGCTACTGATATGCCTCGTCCTGGTGACACTCTTTCTGGCTGTCGGCACAGACAGGATCAGTGCGTTTTCGGGCGTCTCTGAGGATTCCCCTCGGCTGTTATTCTCAGCCGTACTGATTCAGAAACTGGCGCTCTTTGTTTTGATTCCGTTTGTCATATTCAAAAAGATACTTGGATTCTCACTGAGCGATTTCGGATTTCAAGTGAGTTTTGGTGTATGGAGACGGAAAAAGCAGTTTAGGATACTCCTGGTGATATTACCGATCATGCTGCTCTTTCAGTACTTCGTGGGGCAGGGCGCCGCGCCTATTCGCTCCGGTGAGTTTTCAGTTGCACAACTGTGGGGTGGTCTGCCCTTAACCTACTTCTGGCTCTGCATCGAGGTTGGTCTTGTCGAGGAGTTTTTCTTCCGCGCCCTTTTGCAGTCGCGTCTGGCCGCTCGCTTTCAGTCCGAGACAGCAGGAATACTGATAGCGGCGTTGCTGTTCGGCCTGGCTCATGCCCCCGGACTGTTCCTGCGAGGCGGTGGGGAGCTTTCGCCGGTGGGTGCAACCCCGTCGCTGTTGTTGGCCATCGGATACTCGGTAGTGGTACTGTCGGCGGCCGGGTTGTTCCTGGGAGTGGTGTGGTCCCGGACCAGAAATCTATTGCTGGTGATTCTGATTCATGCCGCTGTGGACCTCCTGCCGAACTTTGCCGAGTTTATGGAAATCTGGAAGGCCGGGTGATGGTCGGACTACTGCTAATGAGGCGCGGACACGCTTACCGAATTGGCAGCGTCGGTCTTTTAGTTTGATGGTTCCTTCTCGGACGACAACAAACTTCGCAACAGGGCAATGACTCTGTTTAGTTTAACTGGCTGCACTTCCGTTGCCGCCAGATGATGTCTGAGTACACCCTGAGTATCAAAAACGAGTATATTACATTTCCCTTTTTCAAACTCATAGGCCTTAGCCAGGACCCCCTTCCAATCCAGCAGCATCCAAGTGTCCTCTTCTTTCCGGACTTTCCGCCGTGCCCAGCCTTTCAAGAAGAACGGAACACCGCGCGTATCGGCGTATCCAACCTGCATAATTCTCCCCGAATCGACCTCCGGTTTCAATGAATCATACAGAGCCTCGGCCCAGGGAGCTTTGTATTTTCGGCCACCCCTGTCATGACCCACGATTAGTACGACCTTGTCCTGGAGTTCCTCATGAGTGTGCTTGTTCTTGAACTGATCCTTGATCTCAAATTCGATCAGCGTGGAATCAGCCGCAATTGCCGCAATGGGAGCTAACAAGACAAGAATGACACCAAGCAGGGTTGGCAGGATTGTATTCTTCATCAGCGCCTTTTACGTACTGGTTGATCGATTTGCGGCAGTTTTTCGATTTTGCAATCTAGTATAGTTAACTCACGGGGTCAACGAATATGATCTCGCCGGTCTTCGCCTGTTGCGTGCAATGGCCTTGCCAAGGAGCTTGGCTGCAGGTACATTGAACGCAACGAAAACTCTCAGCATGAAAGCACCGTGAATATGATACAGAAACAGATACGCCTATTTCGACTATGCGCCTTACTTGGTTTGTTTGTCATGGTTGTCGGTGCATCCTCGGCACTGGCCGACTCAAGCGCTCAGACTCCTGCCGACTCTTCGGAGCCAGCCATTACACTTGACGATGGTCCGCATGTTTTCTGGCGGGATGGCGGCCACGCGGTAGTCTACTACTACTGTGACAAAGAGATGGTCAGCCGGGACATCCTTGTGGAAGACACCCTTCGCTTTCAGGGTTTCTGCAAAGATTCGTTGGGACAGTACGTAGTTCCGCCCAGCACTGACGAACCTCCTCCGGCCGAATTTGAGGGCGTCACCCGTTGGATGGCCATCAGCGATATTCACGGTGAGTACCAACCATTTGTCGAGATACTTATTAACTCAGGTGTAATCGACAGCGACCTTCACTGGACGTGGGGCGATGGGCATCTGGTGATCAACGGAGATGTCACCGATCGGGGCGCCTGGGTCACCGAATGTCTCTGGCTGATATACCATCTCGAGCAGGAAGCCAAAGCGGCCGGCGGTGTCGTGCATTATGTCCTGGGTAATCATGAACTGATGGTCATTCGGGGGGACCTTCGCTATGTCCACCAGAGATACCTGGACGGCGTCGCCCGACGCAATCGCACGCCCTACGATGACCTGTTCGGCCCGGATATGGAATTGGGCCGCTGGATGCGCAATAAACCGACACTGCTCAGGATAAATCGGACTCTGTTCGTGCACGGTGGGATCGCCCCTTCATTTGTGGAAGGTGGTTACGATATCGCAGGGTTCAACGACCTGGTACGAAGCGGTCTCGGATACACATCTCCCCGCGCCTATTTTTCCGACACGACCAAACTCCTGTTCGGCGGCCTGGGACCTCTGTGGTATCGCGGGTATATGATGGAGATGGAGGGACGCTACCCCCAGTTGACTGTTGCGCAGGTCGATTCACAGTTGGCCTTCTATGGTGTCGACAACATAGTGGTGGGGCATTCACAGGTAGACAGCATCATGACGTTTCAAAGCGGTCGCGTGATCGGTATTGATGTGCGAGTCGATGAATTGGGCGGCCAGCAGGCGCTCTTATGGCAGGATAGGCAGTTTTACCGTGTCGAGGCCTCTGGTGAAATTCGGGCGCTTGAATAGAAGGGTATAGTCCGGCCAATTGACACCGACAAGTCTAACAGGTATATTTGGCCGCCGAAATAAGAAAGGACTTAAATAGCCCATGTATCGTAGCAAAGTCGCCGTGCTCAGAACCGATGCCACCCGGGTGGTCCAGGACTATCGCAGACTTCTTGAGATGGTCGATTATAGGTCGATTATCGATCAAACCCAGGAGACATTGATCAAGCTCAATCTGTCCTGGACAAAGTACTTCCCCTCCTGCTCCTCGCAACCCTGGCAGGTTGAAGGCTTGGTGAAGACGATGACCGAAGACGGCTACTCTGTCGACAAGCTGCTGCCTTTGGAGAACAAAACGGTTGTCACCAATCCGATTCAGGGAGCCAAAAACAACCTGTGGATGCCGGTGCTGGATAAGTATGGTCTTTCGTTCACGCCCCTGCCTGAAGTTGAGTGGGTGGTCTATCAGTTCAAAGAGAAACTGCTCAAACTGAACGATATCTTCCCCGAAGGTATTCAGATTCCCAAGATGTATGTCGGCAAGCAGATCATCCACCTACCGACGGTCAAAACGCACGGCCACTCGACCACGACCGGCGCGATTAAAAACTCGTTCGGCGGATTGCTCAAAGAAGTGCGGCACTACGCCCACAAATACATGCACGAAGTGCTGGTCGACCTGATGCTGATGCAAAAGGAGCTACATCCGAGGATACTGGCCGTGATGGACGGTACTGTCTGTGGTGACGGCGCGGGACCACGCACGATGACACCGCACGGAAAGAATCTGATTCTGGCCTCGGCCGATCAGGTGGCGATCGATGCCGTTGCGGCAAAACTGATGGGTTTCGATCCGATGAGCATCCCCTACCTTCGTATGTGTCACGAACGCGGCTTGGGTGTTGCCGAAACCGGCGAAATCGAGATACTTGGCGAGGACATCGCCGAGATCAATTTTGGATTTGAGACCAAGCGTTCGATGGTCATCTGGGGCGACCAGTTGTTGCGCAAAGGTCCCCTACGTTTTCTGGAGAAGATTGCACTGCACTCACCGCTAGTTGCATGGGCGCCGATAGCATCGAACATCTATCACGACTGGCTCTGGTATCCGACCGTGGGCAAGTCGATCATCCGCAAGTTTTCCAAAACCGAATGGGGTAAGCTTTTCCAGCAGTATAAGCACACGGTCAAGCCGTGATCTTGTGGCTGCGCCACGTGCCACTTAAGAGAAGATGGATTCCCGCCTTCGCGGGAATGACATGGGGGTGCGGGGATGACATGGGGGTGCGGGGATGACATGGGGGTGCGGGGATGACATGGGGGTGCGGGGATGACTGGCAGGCCAGTTTTTTGCCCTTCGCGGTGATAGATCACCTTCTCGCGCTTCGCGCCAACCCTTGTCATGATGAGCGCAGTCGAAGTAGATTCGTAGGGTGGGTCCGTCTTCGGACCCGCCATTCATGTCAGAAGCACAGGGCTCCAGACCTACTGAAGGCTCGACGTGCACCGGTCGTACATTGGGCGAAGCTACTCTTGGTTTCGCCGCTTCAGGATGGCGGAACCGCTAAGAGGGTGCCGCCCTACAAGAGTTCATCCGCAACAATTCCAACTGCGAAAGCACAGCCGTCACCGCGTGTTCAACTCGCAATGTCCATCGTCCAAGACTGAAAGGTCTGAAACCGATCCCCTCCATCAACTCAACTTCAAATGGCACCCAACCACCCTCGGGACCGATACCAACAACCAAAGTTGTCGTTTCGACCTTTTCGCCTGAAACAACGTCGCTCAATGACGCTGAACTCTCCGAGTCGGGGAGCAGCATCCGGGGTTCGGCAGAGTCCGCTGCATTATAGAGAGTTTTCAAGGTATCTTCAAAGAACACTCGAAAGCGATCATGAATCGTCACCTGTGGCATCCTGGTCAGTTTCCCCTGACTCAGTCCTTCGAGCAAGTATGGTCGGTAGTTTTCAGGTTGCAACAGCGGCGACTGATAGTAGCTCTTCTCAACCCGGTTGGCGCGGACAAGATAGAGCCGCCTGACGCCCATCATGGCCGAAGTGAGCAGGATCTTCTTCAATGTCTGCGGTCGCGGCAGAGCGCAGATAATATCTACGGTCGGTGCGGGTAAGGGTGCATTTTCGAGGCTGTCGGCAAAGATAACCACACCCTGATCATCGCAACTTTCGATCTTCGCCGTGCCCTGGGGGCCATCCAGCAGACCGACCTCAACTGAGTCACCGGCAGTGAGTTTAAGGACCGACCGGATATGGTCGGCGCGAGCATCGGTAAGCCGGAAACGATCATCACCGATAGCATCGTTGGCTGTCAGAATCGCGAGGTTCATTCAGTTAAGATCAAGTCACCGCCGATATGGTTCCGTCCGACTTCCCATCCCCGGTCCGTACAGCACGGCATTGACAAACAGGGCGCGGGTGCCCCAGTTGTAGGCTCGGAAGTTCGGATCGGTGGCAAACATTATCAACTGGCCTTTGCCTTTGGTTTCGCGAGTTGCCCAGGCCGTGGAAGCCCAACGCTGGCGCGCTTCCGGCCACAGCAAACCTGATAGGCGCACATCACCGGCCGCAGCGTAGCGGACCGGCGTGGTTACCGATGATCCTGTCATCAAGGCAACATCGGTGGAGACCAACACCGGCAGTTTCTCGTTCACACCGAAGGCCAACCAGTCTTCAGTGTCGACCACGCCGCGCAGGTAGACGCCGCGCGGACGGAATCTTCTGACCCACTGGTCGTGGTCCTCACGCATCTTTTGATCCATAGACGGTGCGCCTTTATCCTCGGCCTTTGTTTCCTCGGGAGCAACTTTGTCCGGATGCCACAAGGCCATAGTGTCTACCTGGGGCGCCTCGGCAGCGGTCTGACGTTGGAGGTCGACGACAAACTGCGGTAATTGATCCAGCACCTGCCGTCGCATGCGCGCGCCCGACAAACCGATGGCCGTGTCGGCGGCCCAGGCTGCCGCTCCACCGGTGCAGATCAAAGTGCCGCCTGAGTTCATCCATCCGTTCAAGGCATCCGCACCCTGCTTACCGAGCTGCCGATGTAATCCGCGACCCCAGCTTGAAGGCAGAACTATCAGGTTGTATCCGGACAGGTCGGTTTGCGTCAGGGTGGCGACATCGATAACGGAGTGATCAATGCCGAGTTCCTGATCCAGGGTGTGCCATAGGGTTCCGAACGAATAGAAGTTGATGCCGTTGCCGGTCAGGATTCCGACTTTCGGTCGGGCCAACAGGCGAAAAGTTGTCGCACCCAGCCAGGACCCTTTACTCGTGCGACCGGTATTGACACCCAATATCATGGCGCCTGTTTGGGCGGCCAGACGGTTCAGTATCTCAGGCAGGTTTTCCGGGTTGCCGCGTCGGCGCAGTACCAACGTTCCGGACTTATACTTTGTCTCATCTATTTCGAACGGTTTCTCCGATGCGTACACAATCAGTTGCTCATCGAACAGACGAACCAGAAGTCGACGTGTCCGTTCGCCGGTCATCGGAACTATAAAACCAAACTGTGCGTCGGGATTGACAACCACACCCACCGGTGGCGAGGCCACTTTTTCTGTCAGTTCCGTAGCCACCTTCAGCGGAGCGGTTGTGGACCACGCTTCCAGATCAAAAGCCAACGGCAAGGACCATGTAGAGACTTCGTACATTCGGGTCTCACCGTGTTTTTCGAGTTCTTTTCGTTCCTCGTTGAGAAAGGTCTGGTCCAGATGTGGATCGAATTCGAGAATCGCGTTGGCCAACCCACCCATCGGCTGCGCCGTTCGCACAATGTAGGTCCCGGCGGGGAACAGTTGTTTATCTTTATGTGAACCGTACACACCTTTGGCGCCGGTCAGGCTGAACGACTCGGTGGAACGTTCCACCTTGATTCCTTGTGACAACAAGGCCGACACAAACCGATTCGTTTTCCGGACATCGTCGTCGGGCGGGATTACGTATGTCAGTCTGCTCTTTTGTCCCTGTTCAGTGATGGCTATCCGGGTTTGGTGGTAATCGGTCAATATCTGACTGTGATTGTCGGCCAAGGTGGTGAGGTTGGTCACCGACGAGGTTAACTGATGGTTGACCGCCTCATGATAGGTCAAGTGGTATCCATCGCGCTGTTTGATGGCGCCGAATCCGACCTGCGCCTGCTCGTACAACATGCAGACACCGCCTGAAAAAGTTGCCCAGGATGAACCATAGCCGGGATACCATTGATCGTGCCAGTCTTCGATATAGTATGGCCAGCCGTGCTGGTCAAAGGCTGTGGCCAGGTCGCCTGCGAAAATTCTCCACCACTTTCTGACATTGTCGGCGGTATTGTAATGGATAGGTTCGCGCGGTGGATCGAAAAGATAGGTGGCGTTTGCACCCATCTCATGACCGTCAACGACCAATTGGGGCGAGTATTTCAAAACAGTTGCGAGTTTACCTCGTGACTCGGGTTGAGTTACCAGTATCCAGTCTCGGTTGAGATCGAAAAGGTAGTGGTTGCCTCGTCCCCACGGCCAGACACCGTTGTGTTGCAGCGACCGCGGATTGAAATTGGGCGTACTGCTGCCATACGATGTCAACATCGACAGGAAGCGTTCACGACCATCGGGGTTTTGCATGGCGTCTATGATTACAATCACCCGGTCGAGGATTTTCATCGTAGCCTCATCCTGCCCGGCAGCCAGTTGATAAGCCAGTTGCACGGCAGCATCCGGACCCGAGGTTTCATCTCCGTGGATACCATAACCCATCCAGGCGCACACGACCTGATTTTCAAAAGCGTCGACTTCAAAGGTGCCCTCACCCATGGAAATGGCTTTGAGTGTTGAGCTGATCTCATCAAGGTGGGCGAGATTCTCAGCCGACGAGATGACCAGATGATACAGATCGCGGCCTTCATGCGTCCGGTCATGAACATCCAAACGTACCCGGTCGGACTGCTGAGCCAACAATTGAAAGTAACCGGTGATCTCATGATACCTGGCCGGTCGGGCGCCGACGGGATGGGTCAGGTGATCATTCGGTTTAGGGATGCTCGAGTCGAAGGTATCCCCTCTCAATAGTGAACTGGTGTCGGCTTTCATGTTGCCGTAAGGGTCGGCTGAAGCCGTTTCCGGGGCAGGATTCGCGACTGTAAGGGCGGCCATCACAAACGTCAGAATACAGTTTTCTCTCAATCTCATTACTTCACTCCTGAAAAGGAAAATCGGATGCTGTTGTGCGGTAAAGGTAGGCCGGTTGGTGGAGGTTGTAAAGCGCTAAAGTGACAAGGCAGTTGGGTAAGGGTTCATTCGCTGACCAGGTGCGCCCCGCCTGAGCCACCTTCGGTGTGGTCATCGGCGTGCAGGCGTTGTTCAACGACTTTAATGAGAGTAACGAACACGGCCGCGATAATGGGACCCATCACCAGGCCCAGGAGTCCAAACAGCGCGATCCCCCCCATGATACTGAAAAACAACATTAGAGGATGCATCTCGGTGCGACCGGAGATCATCCACGGTCTGACCACATTGTCGGTCTGACTGATCAGCAAACCTACTGCGATTACTATGATCCCTTTGATATAAGAGCCACCGAATATCAGGATTACCCCGGCCGGTACATAGACAATAGAGGCGCCCACGAATGGAATGATAGCCAAAAAGGCCATTATTGCGCCCCAAAAAATGGGCGATGAGATACCGGCCACGGCAAACAATACACCGCCCAGAAATCCCTGCAAAAGAGCAACCACGACCCCCCCGTACATGGTGGCCTGAATCACTTCGCGGAGGTTTCGAACCGTGCTCTCGACTCGCTTTGCTTTCAGCGGCATCAGCTTTTTGATCTTGGCGACCAGTTTCACACCATCCGTGAAGAAGTAGTACATGGTGAAAATCATCAGTGCAAAGTAGAACACCGCTTTGGTGCCGTTGGCCACCAGCCAACTGGTCTGGTTGAGGAGTATCCCGCTGACATTGTTAATGGCGTCACGTGCGATTTCATCCAGGTCTACTTTTGACATGTCGAAGTAACCCGACAACTCCTCGCGCAAGGTATTGA
The nucleotide sequence above comes from Candidatus Zixiibacteriota bacterium. Encoded proteins:
- a CDS encoding ABC transporter permease; this translates as MFRSYLLVALRNLRRTKVLSSITILGLAVGMTASLLILHYVTFERSFDKFHAGSDRIYRLRYERTDDSGESVRFASCCPPAGARIRGQYPQVENIARAFKYEASVSRGDEKFLENRMFFVEPEFLEILKFEFVEGDPSTGISEPNHAFISQSTAQKYFGDEDPIGQTLSIDKKTDYQITGIFKDCPKNSHIKFDFLLPWENMAAKMGPEYTEAWGHTGVYTYLIMEPGTDPIAFEKSLQPMINAECPWLAEYNMTIDLRMQPLTDIHLNSHFMQEYEPNGDRESVDILALIALFIMIMAWVNFVNLATACSVSRAREVGMRKVVGATRRQIVVQHFFEFGVTNLIAASCAVILVALFQPVFNSLTGMPDNIGLFSRAWFVGALGVMVFVGVFLSGLYPVLAMASFKPASVLKGKWGNSSVGIRLRKALVVFQFAVGLVLVMATITVFGQVSFMRSQTLGFNMDQTMVIKAPRVRNKESYGTDIETLKETLMSFPEINRVCHVTEVPGRQIYWDAGGIHKAGEDISQSKNYQIVGIDYDFADAFELEFAAGRNFSVEFPTDKEALILNETAVQWMGFEGADSAVGQQVEYWGEIYTIVGVLKDYHQQSLKVDVEPHIFRLMPYGRGTMGMIAVKTNVQDVQATIASVRGQYDKMFPGNPFEYFFLDDYYHQQYESDERFGRVYSLFSLLAIVIIVLGIYGLSAFSITRMTKAIGIRKVLGASVSSITGMLTREFVILGAIANIVAWPVAYYSLSRWLENFAYRTEIGLGVFLLAGFTVMVVALGTVSMQVIRAARTNPVDAIREE
- a CDS encoding CPBP family intramembrane metalloprotease, whose product is MRIPKLLTSPFLWVYASLYLLCLALITIVESFPIGEALGMAVILGILFPSIAHYASLSAQPVVPFKPANQGEQGALLICLVLVTLFLAVGTDRISAFSGVSEDSPRLLFSAVLIQKLALFVLIPFVIFKKILGFSLSDFGFQVSFGVWRRKKQFRILLVILPIMLLFQYFVGQGAAPIRSGEFSVAQLWGGLPLTYFWLCIEVGLVEEFFFRALLQSRLAARFQSETAGILIAALLFGLAHAPGLFLRGGGELSPVGATPSLLLAIGYSVVVLSAAGLFLGVVWSRTRNLLLVILIHAAVDLLPNFAEFMEIWKAG
- a CDS encoding YtfJ family protein → MKNTILPTLLGVILVLLAPIAAIAADSTLIEFEIKDQFKNKHTHEELQDKVVLIVGHDRGGRKYKAPWAEALYDSLKPEVDSGRIMQVGYADTRGVPFFLKGWARRKVRKEEDTWMLLDWKGVLAKAYEFEKGKCNILVFDTQGVLRHHLAATEVQPVKLNRVIALLRSLLSSEKEPSN
- a CDS encoding metallophosphoesterase, whose translation is MIQKQIRLFRLCALLGLFVMVVGASSALADSSAQTPADSSEPAITLDDGPHVFWRDGGHAVVYYYCDKEMVSRDILVEDTLRFQGFCKDSLGQYVVPPSTDEPPPAEFEGVTRWMAISDIHGEYQPFVEILINSGVIDSDLHWTWGDGHLVINGDVTDRGAWVTECLWLIYHLEQEAKAAGGVVHYVLGNHELMVIRGDLRYVHQRYLDGVARRNRTPYDDLFGPDMELGRWMRNKPTLLRINRTLFVHGGIAPSFVEGGYDIAGFNDLVRSGLGYTSPRAYFSDTTKLLFGGLGPLWYRGYMMEMEGRYPQLTVAQVDSQLAFYGVDNIVVGHSQVDSIMTFQSGRVIGIDVRVDELGGQQALLWQDRQFYRVEASGEIRALE
- a CDS encoding DUF362 domain-containing protein; this encodes MYRSKVAVLRTDATRVVQDYRRLLEMVDYRSIIDQTQETLIKLNLSWTKYFPSCSSQPWQVEGLVKTMTEDGYSVDKLLPLENKTVVTNPIQGAKNNLWMPVLDKYGLSFTPLPEVEWVVYQFKEKLLKLNDIFPEGIQIPKMYVGKQIIHLPTVKTHGHSTTTGAIKNSFGGLLKEVRHYAHKYMHEVLVDLMLMQKELHPRILAVMDGTVCGDGAGPRTMTPHGKNLILASADQVAIDAVAAKLMGFDPMSIPYLRMCHERGLGVAETGEIEILGEDIAEINFGFETKRSMVIWGDQLLRKGPLRFLEKIALHSPLVAWAPIASNIYHDWLWYPTVGKSIIRKFSKTEWGKLFQQYKHTVKP
- a CDS encoding 16S rRNA (uracil(1498)-N(3))-methyltransferase; translated protein: MNLAILTANDAIGDDRFRLTDARADHIRSVLKLTAGDSVEVGLLDGPQGTAKIESCDDQGVVIFADSLENAPLPAPTVDIICALPRPQTLKKILLTSAMMGVRRLYLVRANRVEKSYYQSPLLQPENYRPYLLEGLSQGKLTRMPQVTIHDRFRVFFEDTLKTLYNAADSAEPRMLLPDSESSASLSDVVSGEKVETTTLVVGIGPEGGWVPFEVELMEGIGFRPFSLGRWTLRVEHAVTAVLSQLELLRMNSCRAAPS
- a CDS encoding M14 family zinc carboxypeptidase; translated protein: MRLRENCILTFVMAALTVANPAPETASADPYGNMKADTSSLLRGDTFDSSIPKPNDHLTHPVGARPARYHEITGYFQLLAQQSDRVRLDVHDRTHEGRDLYHLVISSAENLAHLDEISSTLKAISMGEGTFEVDAFENQVVCAWMGYGIHGDETSGPDAAVQLAYQLAAGQDEATMKILDRVIVIIDAMQNPDGRERFLSMLTSYGSSTPNFNPRSLQHNGVWPWGRGNHYLFDLNRDWILVTQPESRGKLATVLKYSPQLVVDGHEMGANATYLFDPPREPIHYNTADNVRKWWRIFAGDLATAFDQHGWPYYIEDWHDQWYPGYGSSWATFSGGVCMLYEQAQVGFGAIKQRDGYHLTYHEAVNHQLTSSVTNLTTLADNHSQILTDYHQTRIAITEQGQKSRLTYVIPPDDDVRKTNRFVSALLSQGIKVERSTESFSLTGAKGVYGSHKDKQLFPAGTYIVRTAQPMGGLANAILEFDPHLDQTFLNEERKELEKHGETRMYEVSTWSLPLAFDLEAWSTTAPLKVATELTEKVASPPVGVVVNPDAQFGFIVPMTGERTRRLLVRLFDEQLIVYASEKPFEIDETKYKSGTLVLRRRGNPENLPEILNRLAAQTGAMILGVNTGRTSKGSWLGATTFRLLARPKVGILTGNGINFYSFGTLWHTLDQELGIDHSVIDVATLTQTDLSGYNLIVLPSSWGRGLHRQLGKQGADALNGWMNSGGTLICTGGAAAWAADTAIGLSGARMRRQVLDQLPQFVVDLQRQTAAEAPQVDTMALWHPDKVAPEETKAEDKGAPSMDQKMREDHDQWVRRFRPRGVYLRGVVDTEDWLAFGVNEKLPVLVSTDVALMTGSSVTTPVRYAAAGDVRLSGLLWPEARQRWASTAWATRETKGKGQLIMFATDPNFRAYNWGTRALFVNAVLYGPGMGSRTEPYRR
- a CDS encoding AI-2E family transporter, yielding MTREYLSVAVFFLVAAIFFYLFYRIIIPFFVPICWAAVFAILFFPVYEWILGRVKSPGLTSALLCTMIVLLIIGPITYLFVAVVGEAATAVTKVNELYKSGQLDSLLSFDLPWVNTLREELSGYFDMSKVDLDEIARDAINNVSGILLNQTSWLVANGTKAVFYFALMIFTMYYFFTDGVKLVAKIKKLMPLKAKRVESTVRNLREVIQATMYGGVVVALLQGFLGGVLFAVAGISSPIFWGAIMAFLAIIPFVGASIVYVPAGVILIFGGSYIKGIIVIAVGLLISQTDNVVRPWMISGRTEMHPLMLFFSIMGGIALFGLLGLVMGPIIAAVFVTLIKVVEQRLHADDHTEGGSGGAHLVSE